The window TGGATACGAGGAGAAGCACAGAGGGTTCCTTCACGGCGATGTCTACTTCGCCAGGCTCCACCCTGATTCAGTGAAGTGGTTCCGCGTTGACGTTGGCACGTTCAAGGACGACCCGTCCTTCGTCTTCTCGAACCTCGCTCACTATGCGATGTCGGGACTGTGTCCAGGATATCCCTATCCGCTCCTTGAAGCCCACAGGTTCGCCGTGACGATCAGGCAGTTCAAGGACGTGTACGAGGAGGTTCTGCTCCACTTGGGTATCGAGGAGGGAATGCCAGTCGAAGAAGTCATTGGCGGACTGACGCACGTGGAGGGAGAGAGGCAGGGAGCTTTCCACGAGTATCTTGACCAAGCAAGCAGGGATTTGAGATGAGCGAGAAAATCGGCGAGGTCATTTCTGCCTCGGTGCTCGGAGGTCTGGTGGCCAAGCTAAGCCTGGACAATCCGGAGGACCTCCGAATCGGGTATCCGGTCGTCGTCGAGGGTCGGACGTACTACTTCTACTGCATGGTCCACGACATCGTGAACCAGTCCGTTGATATCGCGGAGAGGTTGGCGGGGTCGAGGATGAGGGATTCCATTGTTCCACTGAGCGAGACACACGAGGGCTTCAGCGGGAGGATATTCTACTCCAAGGCGAACCTGAGGCCGATACAGCTCATACACAGAGGGACCCACAAGCTGTCGGAGCCTCAGACCATTCCTCCTTACTTCTCGGTCGCGAGGCATGCGAGCCTGAGGGATGTCGAGAAAATCTATCAGAGAAGCGACTTCTCCGCGCCCCTGGGCTCAATCCGCGGCGTGGAGAGATTCATGGTGCACATCGACTTCAGCAAGCTCACGGAGAAGCCTTTCGGGATCTTCGGGAGGACCGGGATGGGGAAGAGCGTCCTCAACAAGCTCGTGTGCATCGGCATTCTGTCAAGAGAAGTGGGCAGCGTCCTGATATTCGACATGCACGGCGAGTACGGCGTATACTCGAGGACGGACAAGACGGAGGGGTTGAAGTACTACTTCCCAGAGAAAGTGAAGGTGTTCTCGCTGGACCCGAAGAACAAGGAGGCGGTGCCCTTCATCATCGATCCGGATGAGATAAGACCAGAGGACATCATTGTGGCGTTTCAGGATCTCAATCGCAACATGGTCGATGCGATCTACGAGATCAACAGGTCTCGAAAGGAAGACATCGTCTCCGCGATCAGGCGTGCGGACCTCGAGGAGTGGGGGCACAGGGTCCACCCGAGCGTTCTGAGCGCCCTCAAGAGAAGAATGGGGAGAATGCGGAGGTTCTCATTTGTCAGACGCGGCGGAAAGGATGCCTTCAAGCAGCTCATCTCCCTCATCAGGGAGAGGAGGTCGGTCGTCCTGGATTTCGGCGAGTACGGAACGGACCAGATGGTGTACCTCTTTGTCGCCAATGTGCTCACGAGGAGGTTGTTCGACATGTACACGGAGAGGAACGAGGAGTTCCCACGCCTAGTTCTCTTTCTCGAGGAAGCGCACAAGTTCCTGGCTCCTAATATCGCATCCTACACGATCTTCAAC is drawn from Candidatus Thermoplasmatota archaeon and contains these coding sequences:
- a CDS encoding ATP-binding protein, with translation MSEKIGEVISASVLGGLVAKLSLDNPEDLRIGYPVVVEGRTYYFYCMVHDIVNQSVDIAERLAGSRMRDSIVPLSETHEGFSGRIFYSKANLRPIQLIHRGTHKLSEPQTIPPYFSVARHASLRDVEKIYQRSDFSAPLGSIRGVERFMVHIDFSKLTEKPFGIFGRTGMGKSVLNKLVCIGILSREVGSVLIFDMHGEYGVYSRTDKTEGLKYYFPEKVKVFSLDPKNKEAVPFIIDPDEIRPEDIIVAFQDLNRNMVDAIYEINRSRKEDIVSAIRRADLEEWGHRVHPSVLSALKRRMGRMRRFSFVRRGGKDAFKQLISLIRERRSVVLDFGEYGTDQMVYLFVANVLTRRLFDMYTERNEEFPRLVLFLEEAHKFLAPNIASYTIFNKLARETRKFNLILALVDQRPAKIDDEVRSQLANRLILSLKEPSDLASALAGVPDRSVWESIVATIPARTVAMVGDAIRIPTVIDIMNYTPENVRENILDGGNMTSEDMDTIAQKVDKVFSF